A DNA window from Bacteroides cellulosilyticus contains the following coding sequences:
- a CDS encoding DUF3872 domain-containing protein, whose product MYMRNVIYKMLTGCYMVAALLLVGACSDNVDIQQSYPFSIETMPVPKKLKVGETAEIRCQLHRDGRYEETKYFIRYFQPDGAGTLKMSDGTVLLPNDLYPLPGETFRLYYTSASTDQQTVDVYFQDSFGQLQQLSFSFNNDNN is encoded by the coding sequence ATGTATATGAGAAATGTAATTTATAAGATGCTAACAGGCTGCTACATGGTGGCCGCCTTGTTATTAGTGGGTGCGTGTAGTGACAACGTGGATATACAGCAGTCTTACCCGTTCAGTATCGAAACGATGCCTGTTCCGAAGAAATTAAAGGTAGGTGAAACGGCAGAAATACGCTGCCAGCTTCACCGGGACGGACGGTATGAGGAAACAAAATATTTCATCCGCTATTTCCAACCGGACGGGGCGGGAACGCTGAAAATGTCCGATGGGACGGTTTTACTACCAAATGACCTATACCCGCTTCCGGGTGAAACATTCCGGCTTTACTATACTTCCGCATCGACCGACCAACAGACGGTAGATGTGTATTTTCAGGATAGCTTCGGGCAGTTGCAACAGCTTTCATTTTCGTTCAACAATGATAATAATTAG
- a CDS encoding conjugal transfer protein TraO: MKRICCIISLFVLCLTFNQAHAQRCLPGMKGLQVTGGMADGVHWNSKSDFAYYFGAAMSTYTKNGNRWVIGGEYLEKHYPYKDLQIPVSQFTGEGGYYLNFLSDRKKTFFLSLGLSALAGYETSNWGDKLLPDGSTLTDKDGFVYGSALTLELESYITDRVVFLINARERCLFGSSVGKFHTQFGIGLKIIM; the protein is encoded by the coding sequence ATGAAAAGGATATGTTGTATTATATCCCTTTTTGTGCTGTGCCTGACTTTCAACCAGGCACACGCACAAAGATGTCTGCCGGGAATGAAAGGCTTGCAGGTTACGGGCGGCATGGCGGACGGTGTTCACTGGAACAGTAAAAGCGATTTCGCTTATTACTTCGGGGCTGCCATGAGTACCTATACCAAAAACGGGAACAGATGGGTTATCGGCGGGGAATACCTCGAAAAGCATTATCCCTATAAGGATTTACAGATACCCGTGAGCCAGTTTACAGGCGAGGGCGGTTACTATCTGAATTTCCTTTCAGACAGAAAGAAAACCTTTTTCCTTTCGCTGGGCTTGTCTGCCCTTGCCGGGTATGAAACAAGTAACTGGGGCGATAAATTGCTGCCCGATGGCTCGACCCTGACCGATAAGGACGGTTTTGTCTATGGTAGTGCGCTGACGCTGGAACTGGAAAGTTACATTACCGACCGGGTGGTGTTCCTGATTAACGCAAGGGAAAGATGCCTGTTCGGTTCTTCAGTCGGAAAGTTCCATACACAGTTCGGTATCGGTCTAAAGATAATAATGTGA
- the traN gene encoding conjugative transposon protein TraN → MKKLIIMFALLLGVVSMKAQSNDLYQGITKKLPYRQMVTPYGVQVTFAKTVHLIFPSAVKYVDLGSNYIIAGKADGAENVVRVKATTEGFPGETNFSVICEDGSFYSFNAKYAHEPEMLNIEMKDFLENEDTTDFSHTRMNIYFRELGNESPLLVKLIMQSIYKNNDREIKHLGCKRFGVQFLVKGIYSHNGLFYFHTQTKNSSNVPFDTDFIRFKIVDKKVAKRTAIQETVIDPVRSYNEILVIGGKSTVRTVYTVPQFTIPDDKILVIELVEKNGGRHQTIRVENSDIVAAKVINELKIK, encoded by the coding sequence AGTTAATTATCATGTTCGCCCTACTCTTGGGCGTGGTTTCAATGAAAGCACAAAGTAACGATTTGTATCAGGGCATTACAAAGAAGCTCCCTTACCGCCAAATGGTGACACCTTACGGCGTACAGGTGACGTTTGCAAAAACAGTACACCTTATTTTCCCGTCTGCCGTTAAGTACGTGGACTTAGGCAGTAACTACATTATTGCCGGAAAAGCGGACGGGGCGGAAAATGTTGTCAGGGTCAAGGCTACAACAGAGGGCTTTCCCGGTGAAACCAATTTTTCCGTTATCTGTGAGGATGGTAGCTTTTACAGTTTCAATGCAAAATACGCACATGAACCGGAAATGCTGAACATCGAAATGAAAGACTTCTTGGAGAATGAGGACACAACGGATTTCAGCCATACCCGGATGAATATCTATTTCCGTGAACTGGGTAACGAAAGCCCGCTTTTGGTAAAGCTGATTATGCAGTCCATCTACAAAAACAATGACCGGGAAATAAAGCATTTGGGATGCAAACGGTTCGGGGTGCAGTTCTTGGTAAAGGGCATTTATTCGCATAACGGGCTGTTCTACTTCCACACACAAACAAAGAACAGTTCAAACGTACCGTTTGATACCGACTTTATCCGTTTCAAGATTGTGGATAAGAAAGTAGCCAAAAGAACGGCTATTCAGGAAACGGTGATTGACCCGGTGCGGAGCTATAACGAGATACTGGTTATCGGCGGCAAAAGTACCGTCCGCACCGTGTACACCGTTCCGCAGTTCACTATCCCTGACGATAAGATATTAGTCATCGAACTGGTGGAAAAGAACGGGGGCAGACACCAAACTATCCGGGTGGAAAATTCGGATATAGTGGCTGCCAAAGTGATTAACGAACTTAAAATCAAATGA